AGGTTTTACCTTAAAGAACAGCGGGCTATACATTAAGAAATACCACTAGGCTTACACTTTTTTAACGTGCTGTAATTGGTCTTTAAGCTCCTGCATGGATTCCTGCAGCTGTTTGAGCAGTCCATTATCCGTAGTGGCGTCTACATTGAAGGTAATTTTACTGCTCACTTCCCAAATTTCCTGGATCAAAAAAGGTTTGATATCATAAGGTGGATACGATTCGTTCAAGGAAACCAAGGTAATGTTATTGGAATTGGGCCTTTTCTCGATTTTCTTAACCATCACGGAATCTTGCAAGACCACCACATACATTTTATTGGCGCTCACATGGTCAATATGCTCTATGGCCCTTGCCAACACCCATTCGCCTGGACGCAAATTGGGTAACATACTATCCCCTTCTACCTGAAATCCACGATAGGTGGCATTCCGGAACTCCGGTATGG
Above is a window of Maribacter algicola DNA encoding:
- a CDS encoding XRE family transcriptional regulator → MENELTLKRFTDVRRELGYTQAEFAEILGVKNTTADIERGRTKLSGKVVSELLKQFKINPLWLFGESDNQYLETSQTSVIPKVVTVDSADRDNMVLVNAKAAAGYPQNISDTSWYQQLPAFDLPIPEFRNATYRGFQVEGDSMLPNLRPGEWVLARAIEHIDHVSANKMYVVVLQDSVMVKKIEKRPNSNNITLVSLNESYPPYDIKPFLIQEIWEVSSKITFNVDATTDNGLLKQLQESMQELKDQLQHVKKV